The following coding sequences are from one Diabrotica virgifera virgifera chromosome 2, PGI_DIABVI_V3a window:
- the LOC126879426 gene encoding uncharacterized protein LOC126879426 has product MLSFFKAVGKFINGCGLTNMLVDAEVLANGSINTFLTGKHFNRCCKIHPIISLALQLLHVEFFLENKQYDLETIKTYLKHYSENENENPVINNELCHKIFEDYAQFKKDTLQGNHGKTPQIFMMYIQLIDYYLMLEFSIRTANFDIYKYVLEKMTNIFFAFNHQNYARYLTIYLNKLEKIEETHPGLIQEYGDCFFGIRRTTKPFSRNPIDITLEQTINAHAASRSSGIINMTNSVGARQKWAITHSLRTNMISKLMDFCNLYSKDDITKDLRKSSICHSNKNVENLLTIIQQCTNPFSSNLSQENLYNISSGQSVSEDIYTFLSNIETTGELQRIKFITESQIDPERFDKAILKNTVVNFASKCVKKVKINGKVKEVTIQRDIFGRLLYASLQSHIDLKEALKYPLTPIPFSLCHSDGSICKTQKSVIFEELKSYQEENGNPPKADIHIYDGFYLLHTLKNVPNTYGKISMYIFKLLVSDKKEVHIIFDKFNDPSIKDYEHRQRGEDDTVHSVHKNNKRPSDFGKLLRSKNFKESFVEFLIDDWTDDCFVILCQDKIVKLSYGTSCYSYQVHENHIKKTTDYNLCCFHEEADTKIMYHICQLPNNYNVEVHCTDSDIPVIILANMKYLKADIQITVNMCSNKKREYLNMNKIYQGLGDKLARALTVCHIFTGNDFNPAFYRKGKKRPFAILKKKTIVSRCFYAATRNGAEIFGYRTRSI; this is encoded by the exons ATGCTATCGTTTTTTAAAGCTGTAGGCAAATTCATTAATGGATGTGGTTTAACAAACATGCTTGTTGATGCCGAAGTTTTAGCGAATGGatctataaatacatttcttACTGGTAAACATTTTAATCGCTGCTGTAAAATTCATCCAATAATTTCACTTGCACTTCAACTATTGCACgtagaattttttttagaaaataaacAGTATGATTTAGAAACAATTAAAACCTACTTAAAACATTACtcagaaaatgaaaatgaaaatccAGTGATAAATAATGAATTATGTCACAAAATTTTTGAAGATTATGCACAATTTAAGAAAGATACTTTACAAGGGAACCATGGAAAGACACCTCAAATTTTTATGATGTACATACAATTGATAGATTATTACCTAATGCTTGAATTTAGTATCCGAACTGCTAATTTTGACATTTACAAATATGTCTTGGAAAAaatgacaaacatttttttcgcTTTCAATCATCAAAATTATGCCAGATACTTAACcatatatttaaacaaattagaaaaGATTGAAGAAACTCATCCTGGTTTGATACAAGAGTACGGAGATTGCTTCTTTGGCATAAGAAGGACCACAAAGCCATTTTCAAGAAACCCCATCGACATAACACTAGAACAGACTATAAATGCACATGCTGCTTCTAGATCATCAGGCATTATAAATATGACAAATTCTGTGGGTGCTCGGCAAAAATGGGCTATTACCCATTCACTGCGTACTAACATGATTTCGAAATTAATGGATTTCTGCAATTTGTATTCAAAGGATGATATAACCAAAGATTTAAGGAAATCTTCTATCTGTCACAGCAATAAAAatgttgaaaatttgttaactaTAATACAGCAATGTACGAATCCTTTTTCAAGCAATTTATCTCAAGAGAATTTGTACAATATATCTTCAGGGCAATCAGTATCTGAAGATATTTACACATTCTTATCTAATATTGAAACTACAGGAGAGCTGCAACGAATTAAATTTATTACTGAATCTCAAATAGACCCAGAAAGGTTTGACAAGGCTATTTTAAAAAACACTGTTGTTAATTTTGCTTCAAAATGTgtcaaaaaagtaaaaattaatgGAAAAGTCAAAGAAGTTACCATTCAAAGAGACATTTTTGGAAGATTATTGTATGCGTCGCTGCAAAGCCATATAGATCTAAAAGAAGCGTTGAAATATCCGCTGACGCCTATTCCATTTTCTTTATGCCACTCTGACGGATCTATTTGTAAAACCCAAAAATCAGTGATTTTCGAGGAGTTGAAGTCATATCAG GAAGAGAATGGCAATCCTCCGAAAGCCGATATCCATATCTACGATGGCTTCTATTTGCTCCACACATtgaaaaatgtacctaatacatACGGGAAAATTTCAATGTATATTTTTAAGCTGTTGGTATCAGATAAAAAAGAAGTCCACATTATATTTGACAAATTCAACGATCCAAGTATAAAAGATTATGAACACCGCCAAAGAGGAGAGGATGATACCGTTCATAGCGTGCATAAAAACAATAAGCGACCCTCTGATTTTGGGAAACtgttaagaagtaaaaatttCAAAGAAAGTTTCGTTGAATTTTTAATCGATGATTGGACTGATGATTGTTTTGTTATTTTATGCCAAGATAAAATAGTCAAGTTAAGTTATGGAACTTCCTGTTACTCTTACCAAGTACATgaaaatcatattaaaaaaaCTACAGATTACAACTTATGTTGCTTTCACGAAGAAGCAGATACCAAGATTATGTACCACATATGCCAACTGCCTAATAATTACAACGTTGAAGTCCATTGCACTGACTCGGATATACCAGTAATTATTCTTGCaaatatgaaatatttaaaaGCAGATATTCAAATTACGGTAAATATGTGTTCGAACAAAAAAAGAGAGTATTTGAATATGAATAAAATTTACCAAGGATTAGGTGACAAATTAGCAAGAGCCCTAACCGTTTGTCACATATTTACGGGTAATGATTTTAATCCAGCTTTTTACAGAAAAGGGAAAAAAAGACCATTTGccatactaaaaaaaaaaacaatcgtATCAAGATGCTTTTATGCAGCTACTAGAAACGGTGCCGAAATATTTGGATACAGAACACGAAGTATTTAA